The following proteins are co-located in the Haloplanus sp. HW8-1 genome:
- a CDS encoding amidohydrolase, protein MSLDGPDHESLRNLRRDLHRHPEPGWREFYTTARLVDELERRNLDELHVGPEVLAEDRRGVPDDAELDEWRERAVAAGARRDVVDRLDGGHTGAVAVLRRGDGPTVGLRVDIDALPITESDEASHRPAAEGFRSENEGYMHACGHDAHATVGVGVLDAVAASDFAGTLKVFFQPSEETIAGGEPMSESGHLDDVEYLLALHVGLDHPTGEVVAGVDGFLAVSHFRAEFSGETAHAGGHPERGRNAVQAMATAIQNLYAVPRHHDGATRVNAGLVGGGTASNIVPEEAFIEGEVRGETTELMEYMDDHAGRILRSAAEMHDCEVEVEYQGRAPGGESDAALVDVVSSVAADTSGIDSILERDSLGGSEDATFLMRRVQEQGGLASYVCVGTDHPGGHHTPTFDVDEETIRIGIDVLSETIERIGREQP, encoded by the coding sequence ATGAGCCTCGATGGCCCCGACCACGAATCGCTTCGGAACCTGCGTCGTGACCTGCATCGCCACCCCGAACCGGGCTGGCGGGAGTTCTACACCACTGCCCGTCTCGTCGACGAACTCGAGAGGCGCAACCTCGACGAACTCCACGTCGGTCCCGAAGTCTTGGCCGAGGACCGGCGCGGCGTCCCCGACGATGCCGAACTCGACGAGTGGCGCGAGCGAGCGGTCGCCGCCGGCGCCAGACGGGACGTCGTCGACCGCCTCGACGGCGGGCACACCGGTGCCGTGGCCGTCCTTCGCCGGGGCGACGGGCCGACCGTCGGTCTCCGGGTCGACATCGACGCCCTCCCGATCACGGAGTCCGACGAGGCGTCGCACCGACCCGCCGCGGAGGGCTTTCGCTCCGAGAACGAGGGATACATGCACGCCTGCGGGCACGACGCCCACGCGACCGTCGGGGTCGGCGTCCTCGACGCCGTCGCCGCGAGCGACTTCGCGGGGACGCTCAAGGTGTTCTTCCAGCCCAGCGAGGAGACCATCGCGGGCGGCGAACCGATGTCCGAGAGCGGTCACCTCGACGACGTGGAGTACCTCCTCGCGCTCCACGTCGGCCTCGATCACCCCACCGGCGAGGTGGTCGCCGGCGTCGACGGGTTCCTCGCGGTGAGTCACTTCCGCGCCGAGTTCTCGGGCGAGACGGCCCACGCCGGCGGGCATCCGGAGCGCGGCCGGAACGCGGTCCAGGCGATGGCGACGGCCATCCAGAACCTCTATGCGGTCCCGCGACACCACGACGGCGCCACGCGCGTCAACGCCGGCCTGGTCGGCGGCGGCACCGCCTCGAACATCGTCCCGGAGGAGGCGTTCATCGAGGGAGAGGTACGCGGCGAGACGACCGAACTGATGGAGTACATGGACGACCACGCGGGTCGGATCCTCCGGTCGGCCGCCGAAATGCACGACTGCGAGGTCGAGGTGGAGTACCAGGGCCGCGCGCCGGGCGGCGAGAGTGACGCGGCGCTCGTGGACGTGGTGTCGTCGGTCGCCGCCGACACGTCGGGCATCGATTCGATCCTCGAACGGGACAGCCTCGGCGGGAGCGAGGACGCCACCTTCCTGATGCGGCGGGTACAGGAGCAGGGCGGTCTCGCCTCGTACGTCTGTGTTGGCACCGATCACCCCGGCGGTCACCACACCCCAACCTTCGACGTAGACGAGGAGACGATTCGGATCGGTATCGACGTGCTGTCGGAAACGATCGAACGGATCGGCAGGGAGCAGCCCTGA
- a CDS encoding YgaP family membrane protein, with the protein MVNTTKECDPAAERFVRGIAGTVVLLGVVLGWFVNEWFFLVDAFAGVNLLQSSVTGFCPPRRIYDWATA; encoded by the coding sequence ATGGTGAATACTACAAAAGAATGCGATCCCGCCGCAGAACGGTTCGTGCGGGGGATTGCAGGAACCGTCGTGTTGCTCGGGGTCGTCCTCGGTTGGTTCGTCAACGAGTGGTTTTTCCTCGTGGACGCGTTCGCCGGCGTGAACCTACTCCAGAGTAGCGTCACAGGATTCTGTCCGCCGAGACGGATCTACGACTGGGCGACGGCCTGA
- a CDS encoding phosphomannomutase → MDLFGTAGIRGSVETDVTPELAVAVGRAVGRGAEEVVVGRDGRTTGAGLAAAVEAGALSGGASVRRVGVVPTPALAFASRGRRGVMLTASHNPPEDNGIKPFVDGVEYDGAAERTVERRVEAGDGPVAWDAWGDRRESSPLPDYREAVADYARGFGGALDGLRVVVDCGNGTGALATPAVLRDLGARVAALHANVDGHFPGRGSKPTPDSLSDLRRFVADGDAALGIGHDGDADRIVIVDGSGEVVHEDTVLAVVAERYVRASDAADPVVVTTPNASARIDERVDAAGGRVERVALGALHEGIADVRESGGTVAFAAEPWKHVHPDFGGWIDGVVSAVVIARLVAAEGLPGLRAPVTERPYRKVSVPCPDDAKAAAMDRIERSLPETFPAASVDTGHGVRLDRPDGSWLLVRPSGTEPYVRLYVESEDVGDLAAEARAVIERAIEAT, encoded by the coding sequence ATGGACCTGTTCGGGACGGCGGGCATCCGCGGTAGCGTGGAGACGGACGTGACGCCGGAACTCGCAGTGGCGGTCGGGCGGGCGGTCGGCCGCGGGGCCGAGGAAGTGGTCGTCGGCCGCGACGGTCGGACGACCGGCGCGGGCCTCGCCGCGGCCGTCGAAGCCGGCGCCCTCTCGGGTGGCGCCTCGGTCCGACGGGTCGGCGTCGTGCCCACCCCCGCCCTCGCCTTCGCCTCGCGGGGACGCCGGGGCGTGATGCTCACCGCGTCGCACAACCCACCCGAGGACAACGGCATCAAACCCTTCGTCGACGGCGTCGAGTACGACGGCGCGGCCGAGCGAACCGTCGAGCGGCGGGTCGAGGCTGGCGACGGGCCGGTCGCGTGGGACGCGTGGGGCGACCGGCGCGAGTCGTCGCCGCTCCCAGACTACCGCGAGGCAGTCGCCGACTACGCCCGCGGGTTCGGCGGCGCCCTCGACGGCCTCCGTGTCGTCGTCGACTGCGGGAACGGCACGGGTGCGCTCGCGACGCCGGCCGTCCTCCGTGACCTCGGCGCGCGCGTCGCGGCTCTCCACGCCAACGTCGACGGGCACTTCCCCGGCCGTGGGAGCAAGCCCACACCCGACTCGCTCTCCGACCTCCGCCGGTTCGTCGCCGACGGCGACGCTGCCCTCGGGATCGGTCACGACGGCGACGCCGACCGAATCGTGATCGTCGACGGGTCGGGCGAAGTGGTCCACGAGGACACCGTCCTCGCCGTCGTCGCAGAGCGGTACGTCCGGGCGAGCGACGCCGCCGATCCCGTGGTGGTGACGACGCCGAACGCCTCCGCCCGGATCGACGAGCGCGTCGACGCGGCTGGCGGTCGCGTCGAGCGCGTTGCCCTCGGCGCGCTCCACGAGGGGATCGCCGACGTCCGCGAGTCGGGCGGCACGGTCGCCTTCGCGGCCGAACCCTGGAAACACGTCCACCCCGACTTCGGCGGGTGGATCGACGGCGTGGTCAGCGCGGTCGTGATCGCCCGCCTCGTCGCCGCGGAGGGGCTTCCCGGCCTGCGCGCCCCGGTGACCGAACGGCCCTACCGGAAGGTGAGCGTCCCCTGTCCCGACGACGCGAAGGCCGCGGCGATGGACCGGATCGAGCGGTCGCTCCCGGAGACATTCCCGGCGGCGAGCGTCGACACCGGTCACGGGGTACGGCTGGACCGCCCCGACGGCTCGTGGCTGCTGGTCCGGCCGAGCGGTACCGAACCGTACGTCCGTCTCTACGTCGAGAGCGAGGACGTCGGCGACCTGGCCGCCGAGGCGCGAGCCGTGATCGAACGCGCGATCGAGGCGACGTAG
- a CDS encoding flippase activity-associated protein Agl23, with the protein MSAAEPSEGAGVRIDRVALAVVTLSVAALVARFVGLDARSFHWAEARVGYWSLRFLDTGAFKYRPVAGGPFLYVVDRTVFALVGATDATARAVVALIGGLAPLVALLFRPRLDDAETVALAGLLAASPVLLYYGRFLRGDVPLAVFSLVVVGCAIRVLDGGGARYRYLSAAALGLAGATSGFVVGYVGCWLAAAALTVDQRRLVGEGPGVRDRLERAVERLRGSTRSALGALGILFVVHLFFYAPRTGGSIRPSLATVEAAVLGAARKFYGVRVVGRRQGGEHELLPYLSAHAETLLAASGVVLALALVGFLVDRYGRGPSRPVVAFHAYWAGASLLVFPVITEESAAWLAVHTVTPAIVPAAAAVGLLGRYGSHALDRADATSVAVAALIGVAVVGQLGVAVAGTAYGPTSTENPLAHHAQAADDLDPFVSDVSAAIEDNEGTDVLFYGETFVPAAADGVDRPPVGDAWGNRLPLSWYLEREGAETDGVRDVRGLEARTTTPPVVIADASQRSTLAARLDGYEASTYRLSLWNREVVVFVR; encoded by the coding sequence ATGTCAGCGGCCGAGCCGTCGGAGGGCGCCGGAGTACGGATCGACCGCGTCGCCCTCGCCGTCGTCACCCTCAGCGTCGCCGCCTTGGTCGCCCGCTTCGTCGGCCTCGACGCCCGATCCTTCCACTGGGCCGAGGCACGCGTCGGCTACTGGAGCCTCCGATTCCTCGACACCGGCGCGTTCAAGTACCGCCCCGTCGCTGGCGGCCCGTTCCTCTACGTCGTCGATCGGACCGTCTTCGCCCTCGTCGGCGCCACGGACGCCACCGCACGGGCCGTCGTCGCCCTCATCGGCGGCCTCGCGCCGCTCGTGGCGCTGCTCTTCCGCCCGCGCCTCGACGACGCCGAGACGGTCGCGCTCGCCGGCCTCCTCGCGGCGAGCCCCGTCCTGCTCTACTACGGACGCTTCCTCCGCGGGGACGTCCCGCTCGCCGTCTTCTCCCTCGTCGTCGTCGGCTGTGCGATCCGCGTTCTAGACGGAGGCGGCGCCCGCTATCGCTATCTCAGCGCCGCCGCCCTCGGCCTCGCGGGCGCCACGTCGGGATTCGTCGTCGGCTACGTGGGCTGCTGGCTGGCCGCGGCGGCGCTCACCGTCGACCAGCGACGGCTCGTCGGCGAGGGGCCGGGGGTCCGCGACCGCCTCGAACGGGCCGTCGAGCGACTGCGGGGCTCGACGCGCTCCGCCCTCGGCGCGCTCGGGATCCTTTTCGTCGTCCACCTGTTCTTCTATGCCCCCCGGACTGGCGGCTCGATCCGGCCGTCGCTCGCGACGGTCGAGGCGGCCGTCCTCGGCGCCGCGCGGAAGTTCTATGGCGTGCGCGTCGTCGGCCGGCGCCAGGGTGGCGAGCACGAACTCCTCCCCTACCTGAGCGCGCACGCCGAGACGCTGCTGGCGGCGTCGGGGGTCGTCCTCGCGCTCGCTCTCGTGGGCTTTCTCGTCGACCGCTACGGTCGCGGCCCGTCGCGACCGGTCGTCGCCTTCCACGCCTACTGGGCGGGCGCATCGCTGCTCGTCTTCCCCGTCATCACCGAGGAGAGCGCGGCGTGGCTCGCCGTCCACACCGTCACGCCGGCTATCGTCCCCGCGGCCGCGGCGGTCGGTCTGCTCGGCCGCTACGGTTCGCACGCGCTCGATCGAGCGGACGCGACGAGCGTCGCCGTCGCCGCCCTGATCGGCGTCGCCGTGGTCGGCCAACTCGGCGTCGCCGTCGCGGGCACCGCCTACGGGCCGACGAGCACCGAGAACCCGCTCGCCCACCACGCCCAGGCGGCCGACGACCTCGACCCCTTCGTCTCCGACGTGTCGGCCGCCATTGAGGACAACGAGGGGACGGACGTGCTGTTCTACGGTGAGACGTTCGTACCGGCGGCCGCCGACGGCGTCGATCGCCCCCCGGTGGGCGACGCGTGGGGGAACCGCCTCCCGCTGTCGTGGTATCTCGAACGGGAAGGGGCGGAGACCGACGGCGTCCGCGACGTGCGCGGACTGGAGGCGAGGACGACGACGCCGCCGGTGGTCATCGCCGACGCGAGCCAGCGATCGACCCTCGCCGCACGGCTCGATGGGTACGAGGCGAGCACGTATCGCCTGTCGCTCTGGAACCGAGAGGTCGTGGTGTTCGTCCGCTAG
- a CDS encoding transcription initiation factor IIB, translated as MERPSRQRQRSQETEQEADESVDCPECGSDNIVTDADQGELVCDDCGLVIDERQIDRGPEWRAFNHSERQSKSRVGAPITETMHDRGLTTTIDWKDKDAYGRSLSSEKRSQMHRLRKWQERIRTKDAGERNLQFALSEIDRMASALGVPRSVREVASVIYRRALNEDLIRGRSIEGVATAALYAACRQEGIPRSLDEVAEVSRVPQKEIGRTYRYISQELGLELKPVDPKQFVPRFASALELSEEVQAKATEIIDVSAEQGLLSGKSPTGFAAAAIYAASLLCNEKKTQREVADVAQVTEVTIRNRYQEQIEAMGFR; from the coding sequence ATGGAACGTCCGAGCCGTCAACGCCAGCGGAGCCAGGAAACGGAACAGGAAGCGGACGAATCCGTTGACTGTCCCGAGTGTGGATCCGACAACATCGTCACGGACGCCGATCAGGGGGAACTCGTCTGTGACGACTGTGGACTCGTCATCGACGAACGGCAGATCGATCGCGGGCCGGAGTGGCGGGCGTTCAACCACTCGGAGCGCCAGAGCAAATCCCGGGTTGGCGCCCCGATTACCGAGACGATGCACGACCGCGGGCTGACGACGACGATCGACTGGAAGGACAAGGACGCCTACGGCCGGTCGCTCTCCTCGGAGAAGCGCTCGCAGATGCATCGGTTGCGGAAGTGGCAAGAGCGGATCCGAACCAAGGACGCGGGCGAGCGCAACCTGCAGTTCGCGCTTTCCGAGATCGATCGCATGGCCTCGGCGCTGGGCGTCCCTCGCTCGGTCAGGGAAGTGGCGTCGGTGATCTATCGGCGCGCGCTCAACGAGGACCTCATCCGCGGACGCTCGATCGAAGGCGTCGCCACCGCCGCCCTCTACGCCGCCTGTCGTCAGGAGGGTATTCCCCGATCGCTGGACGAGGTGGCTGAGGTGTCCCGCGTCCCGCAAAAGGAGATCGGCCGGACTTACCGCTACATCTCTCAGGAACTCGGCCTCGAACTCAAGCCGGTCGACCCCAAGCAGTTCGTGCCGCGCTTTGCCTCGGCGCTCGAACTCAGCGAGGAGGTGCAGGCGAAGGCGACGGAGATCATCGACGTCTCGGCCGAGCAGGGCTTGCTGTCGGGGAAATCACCCACCGGCTTTGCCGCCGCGGCCATCTACGCCGCCTCGCTGCTCTGCAACGAGAAAAAGACCCAGCGCGAGGTTGCCGACGTCGCCCAGGTGACCGAGGTCACCATCCGTAACCGGTATCAGGAACAGATCGAGGCGATGGGCTTCCGCTAG
- a CDS encoding helix-turn-helix domain-containing protein: MPDSMSEQLQQDMECEGLLECFHGLKQLDKACFQALVDAEEPLTVDEIAEAVDRERSTAYRAVQRLLQTGFIGKEQVNYDQGGYYHVYSPTDPSKIADDMQRMLNDWYAKMGQLIREFEDKYESTDAGQRAEG, encoded by the coding sequence ATGCCGGATTCGATGTCCGAACAACTCCAGCAGGATATGGAGTGTGAGGGGCTTCTGGAGTGTTTTCACGGGCTCAAACAGCTAGACAAGGCGTGCTTTCAGGCCCTCGTCGACGCCGAGGAGCCACTGACTGTCGACGAGATCGCCGAGGCGGTGGACCGGGAGCGATCCACGGCCTACCGCGCCGTCCAGCGACTGCTTCAGACGGGATTCATCGGGAAAGAGCAGGTCAACTACGACCAAGGCGGTTACTATCACGTCTATTCACCGACGGACCCCTCCAAGATCGCCGACGACATGCAGCGGATGCTTAACGACTGGTACGCCAAGATGGGCCAACTCATCCGGGAGTTCGAAGACAAATACGAGTCGACCGACGCGGGTCAGCGGGCGGAAGGATAG
- a CDS encoding geranylgeranyl reductase family protein, translating into MTTHECDVVIVGAGTAGCYAAASAARDGLDVVVVERKDEQEAGHIACGDALKGADTFPDAIPKSKIEDSFTNTGVDHGRFELPQHDTVLDIPVPGELAVIDRHAYGRRIIEGAEAAGADFHYDTVVQDVLQDGARVTGVRGIRKGDPVTYEAAVTVDAAGALSILQDKADFGETTFDTNVSYSQFCSAYREIVEVPDPVEWDDALVFKPTRRAAGYLWYFPRTSTTINAGLGFQMNEEPMKLVEDLRTDLRRRPEFTGAEVTDKLGAALPTRRPYDSAVAPGFVAVGDAAGHVNPTTGGGIAGAAYAGTYAADAVVDAYDDPTEAALWEYNERVMDHFGGRYAGLDVYNVLSTAVDVDDLMGLLAALPGEKLAEALYSGSTSMGLLLKLKSAIRSFGYWGTILNFYRTKQLAEELMDRYESYPSGPAGLSAWQADRDAVMDRVYETTGADPKY; encoded by the coding sequence ATGACTACCCACGAGTGCGACGTCGTCATCGTCGGGGCGGGCACGGCCGGGTGTTACGCCGCGGCCAGCGCCGCTCGCGACGGCCTCGACGTCGTCGTCGTCGAGCGGAAGGACGAACAGGAGGCGGGCCATATCGCGTGTGGCGACGCCCTGAAGGGTGCCGACACCTTCCCGGATGCCATCCCGAAGTCGAAAATCGAGGACTCCTTTACCAACACCGGTGTCGACCACGGCCGGTTCGAACTCCCACAGCACGATACGGTGCTCGACATTCCGGTGCCCGGTGAACTCGCCGTCATCGACCGCCACGCGTACGGCCGGCGCATCATCGAGGGGGCCGAGGCCGCCGGCGCCGACTTCCACTACGACACCGTCGTGCAGGACGTGCTTCAGGACGGCGCCCGCGTCACCGGCGTCCGCGGGATCCGGAAGGGCGACCCCGTCACCTACGAGGCGGCCGTCACCGTCGACGCGGCGGGCGCCCTCTCGATCCTGCAGGACAAGGCCGACTTCGGGGAGACCACCTTCGACACCAACGTCTCGTACTCCCAGTTCTGTTCCGCCTACCGCGAAATCGTCGAGGTCCCCGACCCCGTCGAGTGGGACGACGCCCTCGTGTTCAAACCGACCCGTCGGGCGGCGGGCTATCTCTGGTACTTCCCGCGAACCAGTACGACGATCAACGCCGGGCTGGGGTTCCAGATGAACGAGGAGCCGATGAAACTGGTGGAGGACCTTCGGACCGACCTGCGGCGCCGCCCCGAGTTCACGGGCGCCGAGGTGACGGACAAACTCGGCGCGGCCCTCCCGACCCGGCGGCCGTACGATTCGGCCGTCGCGCCGGGCTTCGTCGCCGTCGGCGACGCCGCCGGCCACGTCAACCCCACCACCGGCGGCGGCATCGCGGGGGCGGCCTACGCCGGCACCTACGCAGCCGACGCCGTCGTCGACGCCTACGACGACCCGACCGAGGCGGCGCTCTGGGAGTACAACGAGCGCGTGATGGACCACTTCGGCGGCCGCTACGCCGGTCTCGACGTGTACAACGTCCTCTCGACGGCCGTCGACGTCGACGACCTGATGGGGCTGCTGGCCGCCCTCCCCGGGGAGAAACTCGCCGAGGCGCTGTACTCGGGGTCGACCTCGATGGGGCTGCTGTTGAAACTCAAAAGCGCCATCAGGAGCTTCGGCTACTGGGGGACGATTCTGAATTTCTACCGGACGAAACAGCTCGCCGAGGAGTTGATGGACCGCTACGAGTCGTATCCATCCGGTCCAGCGGGCCTGTCGGCGTGGCAGGCCGACCGCGACGCGGTCATGGATCGGGTCTACGAGACGACGGGTGCCGACCCGAAGTACTGA